In a genomic window of Drosophila takahashii strain IR98-3 E-12201 chromosome 3L, DtakHiC1v2, whole genome shotgun sequence:
- the Iml1 gene encoding GATOR complex protein Iml1 isoform X5, producing the protein MKLYKLNTHTRGCNKSYDADLVMNLKDHPNANVGDVVEIYAPDEENGTHLLLQITEFNGSCGRDVISIESGIANAFKMRPYSNVVMRIVNPADVALDSIEITFKDQYMGRSEMWRLKTYLTDTCVYVNKKIDYNDMQIRCQVYEMWSQGERVASGVITEDTKIVFRSSTSMVYLFLQMSSEMWDFDIHGDLYFEKAVNGFLTELFQKWRKLSCNHEVTIVLFSRTFYAAKSLDEFPEHMRDCLQQDYKGRFYEDFYRVAIQNERCDDWCTVLGQLRKLFTSYQATVLRYHERENMKIPPATNSSATQGNFLEVLNISLNTFEKHYLDRTFDRTGQLSVVITPGVGVFSVDRELTNITKQRIIDNGVGSDLVCVGEQPLHAVPLLKFHNKDTTLTSADDYSLPHWINLSFYSTNKKIAYSSFIPRIKLPLFGSQVTLHDVVVGEGEGEENERHFLSCNQSEYKHNSLFDYDAYDEQIFQPLPAQSTCSLQRIVRAKKTSVPSLETYAYRNNDWENLTPTQIPSMRRKMSDPDIHHGTSAMLAALQPDTTNLSESLASEKNSRRTIVSIAPIVRPGRALINPFDPSQVTIKLTSNRRRWTHIFPKGPTGVLIQQHHYQAVPAKTGQQRPLQQIQNNSQSGSNNNNEQEDYGCENGEQYDRVSSHSLLSKSASSQSFVMGDEKIDFFKRRQNSLMNALPANVPNLTATQAKSYLWGATGEQEWTPAITTVKHLRPIVEGEHHHHLGMVEMVAMEPLGDVDPPTETEAGGGGRGKIIIGVDWKSLTIPACLPITTDYFPDKRSLNNDYVISDYTLLPDDVNHDYAQSRAVYRKPLSTEEVCKEIVSQRLAQGFQLIVVDEKPPSVGNCSSGSAVLPVKPPCEINKEYLLSIGRIFHKISLIGSVITVTGYRPRHPYPPINVDYRYRFHAPQHETYEISGVNFTTEKLENFNWNHMDLYICTRGDVDYPLMESLKYWRYRMYLLPRENIVNKIASCQRCDIFPDVTADNTREQVEDFVRLIEAVSKLKRQYARKARQHDTPRITEKHHNPINSPQQSINVRPKLENGRIPRIFPATDAVAAAGIAARDDQDDGFPVDIKFSPNATLAEIFEAMKHPVNGVGYFSQTQSLPSCTFVSYDALMWLKTRLNNGRHPLELLEAMRKERMICHASGDWKKPVVPGFVFYYVVQQDKNAKGDYAPPLGDYSAFVNEWLEIEFQGCSFLWHDEPVTTPVPNFLRDSPAPQSWTETCSNKRVYRQSHLEIDVNQKSDRMEWGHVKHHTVLQPRFAFEIVVEWVTSSGPIVADLIGGWMRKANQFNFLVSVPADPMAEPFTKKSDPLRGPIFIPLCTTFLPNGAALFDEFPEDSRSDRMLFLQDAILAKFGFLPCVLEKKYSIGKDLPKEYQYVHCTGNMFALIRCATNNYQVESPILQEANVTRCVYGHTNNTNVPKKVGFLWAWNHMIPNKKWKAQTINNSADGELFQLKMLKDFREFCSNSDQRLSTFWSQSQELRRRAQKFENNNNNTDEVKVRA; encoded by the exons ATGAAGCTGTACAAGCtgaacacacacacgcgcggATGCAACAAATCCTATG ATGCGGATTTGGTGATGAACCTAAAGGATCACCCCAATGCCAATGTGGGCGATGTGGTGGAGATCTATGCGCCCGACGAGGAGAACGGCACCCATCTGCTGCTCCAGATCACCGAGTTCAATGGGAGCTGCGGTCGGGATGTGATCAGCATTGAATCAGGGATCGCGAATGCGTTTAAGATGCGTCCATATTCCAATGTGGTGATGCGCATTGTGAACCCGGCGGATGTGGCCCTGGACTCCATAGAGATCACCTTCAAGGATCAGTACATGGGTCGCTCGGAAATGTGGCGCCTAAAGACCTATTTG ACCGACACCTGTGTGTATGTGAACAAGAAGATTGACTACAACGACATGCAAATCCGCTGCCAGGTGTACGAGATGTGGTCGCAGGGCGAGCGCGTGGCCAGCGGCGTCATCACGGAGGACACGAAGATCGTCTTTCGCAGCAGCACTTCGATGGTTTATCTCTTCCTGCAGATGTCCTCCGAGATGTGGGACTTTGACATCCACGGAGATTTGTATTTCGAGAAGGCTGTCAATGGTTTTCTGACTGAACTGTTCCAGAAATGGAGGAAATTGAGCTGCAATCACGAGGTGACCATCGTGCTCTTCTCCCGCACCTTCTATGCGGCCAAATCCCTGGATGAGTTCCCCGAACACATGCGCGACTGCCTGCAGCAGGACTACAAGGGTCGCTTCTACGAGGATTTCTACCGCGTGGCCATTCAAAACGAAAGATGCGACGATTGGTGCACTGTTCTTGGGCAGCTGCGCAAGCTATTCACCTCTTATCAG GCCACCGTGTTGCGCTATCACGAAAGGGAAAACATGAAGATCCCGCCGGCCACCAATTCCTCTGCCACTCAGGGCAACTTTCTGGAGGTTCTAAACATCTCGCTAAACACCTTTGAGAAGCACTACTTGGATAGAACCTTTGATCGCACTGGACAGCTCTCTGTGGTCATTACACCCGGAGTGGGAGTCTTCTCTGTGGATCGCGAGCTGACCAACATCACCAAGCAGCGCATTATCGACAATGGAGTGGGCAGCGATCTGGTCTGCGTGGGCGAGCAGCCTTTGCATGCGGTTCCTTTACTGAAATTCCACAACAAGGACACTACTTTGACCTCCGCTGATGATTATTCCCTGCCCCACTGGATCAACCTGAGTTTCTACTCCACCAACAAGAAGATAGCTTACTCCAGCTTTATACCGCGGATTAAGCTGCCTCTTTTTGGCTCCCAAGTGACGCTCCACGATGTGGTTGTGGGCGAGGGGGAGGGCGAGGAGAACGAGCGTCACTTCCTCAGCTGCAATCAGTCGGAGTACAAGCACAATTCGCTGTTTGATTACGATGCGTATGACGAGCAGATCTTCCAGCCGCTGCCGGCTCAAAGTACTTG CTCCCTGCAGCGCATAGTGCGTGCCAAGAAGACTTCGGTGCCTAGTTTGGAGACCTATGCCTATAGAAACAACGACTGGGAGAACCTCACGCCCACTCAAATACCTTCTATGCGTCGCAAGATGTCCGATCCAGACATTCACCATGGAACCTCTGCAATGCTGGCGGCGTTG CAACCCGATACCACGAATCTCTCCGAGTCGCTGGCTTCCGAGAAGAACTCCCGTCGCACGATCGTCAGCATTGCGCCCATTGTGCGTCCTGGTCGCGCGCTCATCAATCCCTTTGATCCCTCGCAAGTGACCATCAAGCTGACCTCCAATCGCCGCCGCTGGACGCACATCTTTCCCAAGGGTCCAACGGGAGTGCTCATACAGCAGCATCACTACCAAGCGGTGCCGGCGAAAACGGGTCAGCAGCGGCCACTGCAGCAGATCCAGAATAATAGCCAATCtgggagcaacaacaacaatgagcAGGAGGATTATGGATGCGAGAATGGCGAGCAGTACGACCGAGTGTCCAGCCATTCGCTGCTCAGCAAGTCGGCCTCCTCGCAGAGCTTTGTGATGGGCGATGAGAAAATTGATT TCTTCAAGCGCCGTCAAAACTCACTGATGAACGCTTTGCCCGCCAATGTGCCCAACCTAACGGCCACCCAGGCGAAATCCTATCTCTGGGGAGCCACCGGGGAGCAGGAGTGGACGCCAGCAATTACCACGG TCAAGCATCTGAGGCCGATCGTCGAGGGcgagcatcatcatcatctcggAATGGTCGAAATGGTCGCAATGGAGCCACTCGGGGATGTAGATCCGCCCACCGAAACGGAGGCGGGCGGCGGCGGAAGAGGAAAGATCATCATAG GCGTCGACTGGAAGTCGTTGACCATCCCCGCCTGTCTGCCCATCACCACGGATTACTTTCCGGACAAGCGTTCCCTAAACAACGACTATGTGATCTCGGATTACACTTTGCTTCCCGATGATGTGAATCATGATTATGCCCAGAGTAGAGCGGTCTATAGGAAACCTTTATCCACCGAGGAGGTTTGCAAGGAAATCGTTTCGCAGCGGTTGGCTCAGGGATTCCAGCTGATTGTGGTCGATGAGAAGCCTCCGTCGGTGGGCAACTGCTCCTCGGGATCGGCTGTGCTGCCGGTGAAGCCACCTTGCGAGATCAACAAGGAGTATTTGTTGTCTATAGGAAGGATCTTTCACAAGATCTCACTGATTGGTTCTGTGATCACAGTCACGGGTTACAGACCCAG ACATCCCTATCCCCCCATAAATGTGGACTACCGGTATCGTTTTCATGCCCCACAGCATGAAACCTATGAAATCTCTGGCGTAAACTTCACCACCGAGAAGCTGGAGAACTTTAACTGGAACCACATGGATCTGTACATCTGCACGCGTGGCGATGTGGATTATCCACTAATGGAG AGCTTGAAGTACTGGCGCTATCGCATGTATTTGCTGCCCCGGGAGAACATTGTGAACAAGATCGCCAGCTGTCAGCGCTGCGATATATTCCCCGATGTCACGGCGGATAATACGAGGGAACAGGTGGAGGATTTCGTCCGACTCATCGAGGCGGTCAGCAAGCTAAAGCGCCAATATGCGCGCAAGGCGAGA CAGCATGACACACCTAGAATCACTGAAAAGCATCATAACCCAATAAACTCACCGCAGCAAAG CATTAATGTGCGTCCCAAACTGGAAAACGGAAGGATTCCCCGTATTTTTCCCGCCACCGATGCAGTGGCAGCTGCAGGAATCGCCGCCAGAGATGACCAGGATGATGG CTTCCCCGTGGACATCAAGTTCAGCCCGAATGCCACTTTGGCCGAGATATTTGAGGCCATGAAGCATCCTGTCAATGGAGTGGGCTACTTCTCGCAGACCCAGTCACTTCCCTCCTGCACTTTTGTATCCTACGATGCCTTGATGTGGTTGAAAACCCGCCTCAACAATGGACGACATCCTCTGGAGCTGCTAGAGGCCATGCGAAA ggAGCGCATGATCTGCCATGCTTCTGGTGATTGGAAGAAGCCAGTGGTGCCTGGCTTTGTCTTCTACTATGTGGTGCAGCAGGATAAGAATGCCAAAGGTG ATTACGCCCCGCCTTTGGGTGATTACAGCGCCTTTGTCAACGAATGGCTGGAGATTGAGTTCCAGGGATGTAGCTTCCTTTGGCATGATGAGCCAGTGACCACTCCAGTGCCCAATTTCCTAAGGGACTCTCCAGCTCCTCAATCCTGGACAGAAACCTGCAGTAACA AACGCGTCTATCGCCAGTCGCATCTGGAGATCGATGTGAACCAGAAGAGCGATCGCATGGAGTGGGGTCATGTCAAACATCACACAGTGCTGCAGCCCAGATTCGCCTTTGAAATTGTAGTGGAGTGGGTCACCTCATCGGGTCCTATAGTGGCTGATTTG ATTGGCGGATGGATGCGCAAGGCGAATCAGTTTAACTTCCTGGTTTCAGTACCAGCGGATCCCATGGCAGAGCCCTTTACCAAGAAATCAGATCCTCTGAGAGGACCCATTTTCATTCCGCTTTGCACCACATTCCTGCCCAATGGAGCTGCTCTGTTTGATG AGTTCCCTGAGGATAGCCGTTCAGATCGCATGCTGTTCTTGCAGGATGCCATCTTAGCCAAGTTTGGCTTCTTGCCCTGCGTTTTGGAAAAGAAATACAGCATTGGCAAGGAT CTGCCCAAGGAGTATCAGTATGTGCATTGCACGGGCAACATGTTTGCTTTGATACG CTGCGCCACGAACAACTACCAAGTGGAATCTCCCATCCTGCAAGAGGCGAATGTCACACGCTGCGTCTATGGCCACACAAACAACACGAATGTCCCCAAGAAAGTGGGTTTCCTGTGGGCCTGGAATCACATGATACCCAACAAGAAGTGGAAGGCGCAGACCATTAATAACTCCGCAGACGGAGAGCTCTTTCAACTGAAGATGCTGAAGGATTTCCGTGAGTTTTGCTCGAACAGCGATCAGCGTTTGTCCACTTTCTGGTCGCAATCCCAGGAACTAAGGCGCCGGGCCCAGAAGTTTGagaataacaacaataacaccGATGAGGTGAAGGTTAGAGCTTAA
- the Iml1 gene encoding GATOR complex protein Iml1 isoform X6, with the protein MKLYKLNTHTRGCNKSYDADLVMNLKDHPNANVGDVVEIYAPDEENGTHLLLQITEFNGSCGRDVISIESGIANAFKMRPYSNVVMRIVNPADVALDSIEITFKDQYMGRSEMWRLKTYLTDTCVYVNKKIDYNDMQIRCQVYEMWSQGERVASGVITEDTKIVFRSSTSMVYLFLQMSSEMWDFDIHGDLYFEKAVNGFLTELFQKWRKLSCNHEVTIVLFSRTFYAAKSLDEFPEHMRDCLQQDYKGRFYEDFYRVAIQNERCDDWCTVLGQLRKLFTSYQATVLRYHERENMKIPPATNSSATQGNFLEVLNISLNTFEKHYLDRTFDRTGQLSVVITPGVGVFSVDRELTNITKQRIIDNGVGSDLVCVGEQPLHAVPLLKFHNKDTTLTSADDYSLPHWINLSFYSTNKKIAYSSFIPRIKLPLFGSQVTLHDVVVGEGEGEENERHFLSCNQSEYKHNSLFDYDAYDEQIFQPLPAQSTCSLQRIVRAKKTSVPSLETYAYRNNDWENLTPTQIPSMRRKMSDPDIHHGTSAMLAALQPDTTNLSESLASEKNSRRTIVSIAPIVRPGRALINPFDPSQVTIKLTSNRRRWTHIFPKGPTGVLIQQHHYQAVPAKTGQQRPLQQIQNNSQSGSNNNNEQEDYGCENGEQYDRVSSHSLLSKSASSQSFVMGDEKIDFFKRRQNSLMNALPANVPNLTATQAKSYLWGATGEQEWTPAITTVKHLRPIVEGEHHHHLGMVEMVAMEPLGDVDPPTETEAGGGGRGKIIIGVDWKSLTIPACLPITTDYFPDKRSLNNDYVISDYTLLPDDVNHDYAQSRAVYRKPLSTEEVCKEIVSQRLAQGFQLIVVDEKPPSVGNCSSGSAVLPVKPPCEINKEYLLSIGRIFHKISLIGSVITVTGYRPRHPYPPINVDYRYRFHAPQHETYEISGVNFTTEKLENFNWNHMDLYICTRGDVDYPLMESLKYWRYRMYLLPRENIVNKIASCQRCDIFPDVTADNTREQVEDFVRLIEAVSKLKRQYARKARHDTPRITEKHHNPINSPQQSINVRPKLENGRIPRIFPATDAVAAAGIAARDDQDDGFPVDIKFSPNATLAEIFEAMKHPVNGVGYFSQTQSLPSCTFVSYDALMWLKTRLNNGRHPLELLEAMRKERMICHASGDWKKPVVPGFVFYYVVQQDKNAKGDYAPPLGDYSAFVNEWLEIEFQGCSFLWHDEPVTTPVPNFLRDSPAPQSWTETCSNKRVYRQSHLEIDVNQKSDRMEWGHVKHHTVLQPRFAFEIVVEWVTSSGPIVADLIGGWMRKANQFNFLVSVPADPMAEPFTKKSDPLRGPIFIPLCTTFLPNGAALFDEFPEDSRSDRMLFLQDAILAKFGFLPCVLEKKYSIGKDLPKEYQYVHCTGNMFALIRCATNNYQVESPILQEANVTRCVYGHTNNTNVPKKVGFLWAWNHMIPNKKWKAQTINNSADGELFQLKMLKDFREFCSNSDQRLSTFWSQSQELRRRAQKFENNNNNTDEVKVRA; encoded by the exons ATGAAGCTGTACAAGCtgaacacacacacgcgcggATGCAACAAATCCTATG ATGCGGATTTGGTGATGAACCTAAAGGATCACCCCAATGCCAATGTGGGCGATGTGGTGGAGATCTATGCGCCCGACGAGGAGAACGGCACCCATCTGCTGCTCCAGATCACCGAGTTCAATGGGAGCTGCGGTCGGGATGTGATCAGCATTGAATCAGGGATCGCGAATGCGTTTAAGATGCGTCCATATTCCAATGTGGTGATGCGCATTGTGAACCCGGCGGATGTGGCCCTGGACTCCATAGAGATCACCTTCAAGGATCAGTACATGGGTCGCTCGGAAATGTGGCGCCTAAAGACCTATTTG ACCGACACCTGTGTGTATGTGAACAAGAAGATTGACTACAACGACATGCAAATCCGCTGCCAGGTGTACGAGATGTGGTCGCAGGGCGAGCGCGTGGCCAGCGGCGTCATCACGGAGGACACGAAGATCGTCTTTCGCAGCAGCACTTCGATGGTTTATCTCTTCCTGCAGATGTCCTCCGAGATGTGGGACTTTGACATCCACGGAGATTTGTATTTCGAGAAGGCTGTCAATGGTTTTCTGACTGAACTGTTCCAGAAATGGAGGAAATTGAGCTGCAATCACGAGGTGACCATCGTGCTCTTCTCCCGCACCTTCTATGCGGCCAAATCCCTGGATGAGTTCCCCGAACACATGCGCGACTGCCTGCAGCAGGACTACAAGGGTCGCTTCTACGAGGATTTCTACCGCGTGGCCATTCAAAACGAAAGATGCGACGATTGGTGCACTGTTCTTGGGCAGCTGCGCAAGCTATTCACCTCTTATCAG GCCACCGTGTTGCGCTATCACGAAAGGGAAAACATGAAGATCCCGCCGGCCACCAATTCCTCTGCCACTCAGGGCAACTTTCTGGAGGTTCTAAACATCTCGCTAAACACCTTTGAGAAGCACTACTTGGATAGAACCTTTGATCGCACTGGACAGCTCTCTGTGGTCATTACACCCGGAGTGGGAGTCTTCTCTGTGGATCGCGAGCTGACCAACATCACCAAGCAGCGCATTATCGACAATGGAGTGGGCAGCGATCTGGTCTGCGTGGGCGAGCAGCCTTTGCATGCGGTTCCTTTACTGAAATTCCACAACAAGGACACTACTTTGACCTCCGCTGATGATTATTCCCTGCCCCACTGGATCAACCTGAGTTTCTACTCCACCAACAAGAAGATAGCTTACTCCAGCTTTATACCGCGGATTAAGCTGCCTCTTTTTGGCTCCCAAGTGACGCTCCACGATGTGGTTGTGGGCGAGGGGGAGGGCGAGGAGAACGAGCGTCACTTCCTCAGCTGCAATCAGTCGGAGTACAAGCACAATTCGCTGTTTGATTACGATGCGTATGACGAGCAGATCTTCCAGCCGCTGCCGGCTCAAAGTACTTG CTCCCTGCAGCGCATAGTGCGTGCCAAGAAGACTTCGGTGCCTAGTTTGGAGACCTATGCCTATAGAAACAACGACTGGGAGAACCTCACGCCCACTCAAATACCTTCTATGCGTCGCAAGATGTCCGATCCAGACATTCACCATGGAACCTCTGCAATGCTGGCGGCGTTG CAACCCGATACCACGAATCTCTCCGAGTCGCTGGCTTCCGAGAAGAACTCCCGTCGCACGATCGTCAGCATTGCGCCCATTGTGCGTCCTGGTCGCGCGCTCATCAATCCCTTTGATCCCTCGCAAGTGACCATCAAGCTGACCTCCAATCGCCGCCGCTGGACGCACATCTTTCCCAAGGGTCCAACGGGAGTGCTCATACAGCAGCATCACTACCAAGCGGTGCCGGCGAAAACGGGTCAGCAGCGGCCACTGCAGCAGATCCAGAATAATAGCCAATCtgggagcaacaacaacaatgagcAGGAGGATTATGGATGCGAGAATGGCGAGCAGTACGACCGAGTGTCCAGCCATTCGCTGCTCAGCAAGTCGGCCTCCTCGCAGAGCTTTGTGATGGGCGATGAGAAAATTGATT TCTTCAAGCGCCGTCAAAACTCACTGATGAACGCTTTGCCCGCCAATGTGCCCAACCTAACGGCCACCCAGGCGAAATCCTATCTCTGGGGAGCCACCGGGGAGCAGGAGTGGACGCCAGCAATTACCACGG TCAAGCATCTGAGGCCGATCGTCGAGGGcgagcatcatcatcatctcggAATGGTCGAAATGGTCGCAATGGAGCCACTCGGGGATGTAGATCCGCCCACCGAAACGGAGGCGGGCGGCGGCGGAAGAGGAAAGATCATCATAG GCGTCGACTGGAAGTCGTTGACCATCCCCGCCTGTCTGCCCATCACCACGGATTACTTTCCGGACAAGCGTTCCCTAAACAACGACTATGTGATCTCGGATTACACTTTGCTTCCCGATGATGTGAATCATGATTATGCCCAGAGTAGAGCGGTCTATAGGAAACCTTTATCCACCGAGGAGGTTTGCAAGGAAATCGTTTCGCAGCGGTTGGCTCAGGGATTCCAGCTGATTGTGGTCGATGAGAAGCCTCCGTCGGTGGGCAACTGCTCCTCGGGATCGGCTGTGCTGCCGGTGAAGCCACCTTGCGAGATCAACAAGGAGTATTTGTTGTCTATAGGAAGGATCTTTCACAAGATCTCACTGATTGGTTCTGTGATCACAGTCACGGGTTACAGACCCAG ACATCCCTATCCCCCCATAAATGTGGACTACCGGTATCGTTTTCATGCCCCACAGCATGAAACCTATGAAATCTCTGGCGTAAACTTCACCACCGAGAAGCTGGAGAACTTTAACTGGAACCACATGGATCTGTACATCTGCACGCGTGGCGATGTGGATTATCCACTAATGGAG AGCTTGAAGTACTGGCGCTATCGCATGTATTTGCTGCCCCGGGAGAACATTGTGAACAAGATCGCCAGCTGTCAGCGCTGCGATATATTCCCCGATGTCACGGCGGATAATACGAGGGAACAGGTGGAGGATTTCGTCCGACTCATCGAGGCGGTCAGCAAGCTAAAGCGCCAATATGCGCGCAAGGCGAGA CATGACACACCTAGAATCACTGAAAAGCATCATAACCCAATAAACTCACCGCAGCAAAG CATTAATGTGCGTCCCAAACTGGAAAACGGAAGGATTCCCCGTATTTTTCCCGCCACCGATGCAGTGGCAGCTGCAGGAATCGCCGCCAGAGATGACCAGGATGATGG CTTCCCCGTGGACATCAAGTTCAGCCCGAATGCCACTTTGGCCGAGATATTTGAGGCCATGAAGCATCCTGTCAATGGAGTGGGCTACTTCTCGCAGACCCAGTCACTTCCCTCCTGCACTTTTGTATCCTACGATGCCTTGATGTGGTTGAAAACCCGCCTCAACAATGGACGACATCCTCTGGAGCTGCTAGAGGCCATGCGAAA ggAGCGCATGATCTGCCATGCTTCTGGTGATTGGAAGAAGCCAGTGGTGCCTGGCTTTGTCTTCTACTATGTGGTGCAGCAGGATAAGAATGCCAAAGGTG ATTACGCCCCGCCTTTGGGTGATTACAGCGCCTTTGTCAACGAATGGCTGGAGATTGAGTTCCAGGGATGTAGCTTCCTTTGGCATGATGAGCCAGTGACCACTCCAGTGCCCAATTTCCTAAGGGACTCTCCAGCTCCTCAATCCTGGACAGAAACCTGCAGTAACA AACGCGTCTATCGCCAGTCGCATCTGGAGATCGATGTGAACCAGAAGAGCGATCGCATGGAGTGGGGTCATGTCAAACATCACACAGTGCTGCAGCCCAGATTCGCCTTTGAAATTGTAGTGGAGTGGGTCACCTCATCGGGTCCTATAGTGGCTGATTTG ATTGGCGGATGGATGCGCAAGGCGAATCAGTTTAACTTCCTGGTTTCAGTACCAGCGGATCCCATGGCAGAGCCCTTTACCAAGAAATCAGATCCTCTGAGAGGACCCATTTTCATTCCGCTTTGCACCACATTCCTGCCCAATGGAGCTGCTCTGTTTGATG AGTTCCCTGAGGATAGCCGTTCAGATCGCATGCTGTTCTTGCAGGATGCCATCTTAGCCAAGTTTGGCTTCTTGCCCTGCGTTTTGGAAAAGAAATACAGCATTGGCAAGGAT CTGCCCAAGGAGTATCAGTATGTGCATTGCACGGGCAACATGTTTGCTTTGATACG CTGCGCCACGAACAACTACCAAGTGGAATCTCCCATCCTGCAAGAGGCGAATGTCACACGCTGCGTCTATGGCCACACAAACAACACGAATGTCCCCAAGAAAGTGGGTTTCCTGTGGGCCTGGAATCACATGATACCCAACAAGAAGTGGAAGGCGCAGACCATTAATAACTCCGCAGACGGAGAGCTCTTTCAACTGAAGATGCTGAAGGATTTCCGTGAGTTTTGCTCGAACAGCGATCAGCGTTTGTCCACTTTCTGGTCGCAATCCCAGGAACTAAGGCGCCGGGCCCAGAAGTTTGagaataacaacaataacaccGATGAGGTGAAGGTTAGAGCTTAA